The genomic stretch CGCGGCGCCCCCTGGCGCGGACGTGGTGGAGTTCACCGTGCCCAAGGGCACGTCCGGGCGAGGCCTGGGCACGCTGCTCGAATCGCAAGGCCTCATCCGTGACGCGCGGGTGTGGCGCTGGCACCTGTACCGGCGCGGCAGCTTCGCCCCCAAGGCGGGCCGCCATGAGGTCAGCGCGTCAATGACGTTGGCCGAGCTGGCCACGGAGCTGGAAGGCAACCCCATTCCCGAGGACGTCCCGTTCGTCGTCGTCGAGGGCTGGCGCCTGCGCGACACGGACGCGGCGCTCGTGGCCGCGGGCTTCATCAAGCCGGGCGCGTACATCGCCGCGGCCAGCAAGCCCAAGAACTTCACCGCGCCCTTCCCCCTGCCCTCCACGGGCACGCTGGAGGGCTACCTCTACCCGGAGACCTACGGCGTGATTCCGGGCAAGTTCGATGTGGAGGCGCTCATCCAGCGTCAGCTGGACGCCTTCGCGCAGCGCTTCTACGCGCCCAACCGCGATGCCATCCCGAAGAGCGGTCGCACCCTGCACGAAGTGGTGGTGATGGCCTCCATGCTGGAGCGAGAGGAGCCGCTGCCCGACCAGCGCCCCCTGGTCGCCGGCATCCTGTGGAAGCGCGTGGACAAGGGCTACCCGCTCGGCGTGGACGCCACGTCGCGCTATGAGCTGGCGCAGTGGAATGACCGCGTCGCCTTCCTCAAGCGCCTGCGGGATCCACAGGACCCGTACAACACGCGGCACAAGAAGGGCCTGCCGCCCGGCCCCATCGGCGCGCCCACCGTGGCCTCGCTCCAGGCCGCGATGTCGCCCAAGCCGAGCGAGTACTGGTACTACCTGCACGACGCGCAGCGCATCCTCCGCCCGTCGCGCAACGCGGAGGAGCACGAGGCGCTCCGCCGCAAGTACAACGTGTACTGAGGCGTGAACTCAGCGCCCCTGGAACACGGGGGCGCGCCGCGCGGCTGCAGCGGCCAGTCCCTCGCCCAGATCCTGGCTGCCGTAGCTCTCCGCCTGGAAGCGAGCCTCCTCCTCCAGCGCACGCTGGAGTTCGGCCCGTTCAATCCCCAGCCGCTGCTTCAGCGCACGCACGGCGAGCGGCGCGTTCGCGGCAATCCGTCCCGCGAGTTCATTGGCGCGACTGAGCACCTGTCCCGCCGGTGCTGCCTCCAGTGCCAGTCCCAGCTTCACCGCTTCCTTGCCATCGAAGCGGCGGCCAGTGAGCAGCAGCTCCGCGGCGGCTTGCGCTCCCGCCCGGCGCGGCGCCAGGTATGTGGCGCCCATGCCCGGATGCAGGCCCAACTGGACGAAGTTGAGCGCCAGCTTCGAATCCTCGGCCACGAGGCACACGTCACACGCCAGCGCCACACACAGCCCCGCGCCAATCGCGGGCCCGTCCACCGCGGCGATGACGGGCACCGGAAGGTCCAGCACGCTGAGGTAACGCGCGTAGAAGCCGAGCATGAACGCGCGCGCATCCTCGAAGGACACCTGGCGCAGCCGCTCCAGCATCTTCAGGTCCCCACCGGCGGAGAACGCGCCTCCCGCCCCGGTGAGCACCACCGCCCGGACATCGTCACGCCCCTTCAGCTCGGCGACGCGCGCGCACAGCGCGTCTCCCAACTCGGGCGTCATCACGTTGCGTCGGGCGGTATCATTGAGGGTGAGGGTAGCGACGGCACCCTCCACCTCGAGAAGGACCTCTGCGGCTGGAGCGGACATGGCCGCGCACTGTAGCGGCCCCGGCCGTTACGG from Myxococcus xanthus encodes the following:
- the mltG gene encoding endolytic transglycosylase MltG; its protein translation is MKRILWVLGAAFVLLVASGAGAFFWIEQQARTAAAPPGADVVEFTVPKGTSGRGLGTLLESQGLIRDARVWRWHLYRRGSFAPKAGRHEVSASMTLAELATELEGNPIPEDVPFVVVEGWRLRDTDAALVAAGFIKPGAYIAAASKPKNFTAPFPLPSTGTLEGYLYPETYGVIPGKFDVEALIQRQLDAFAQRFYAPNRDAIPKSGRTLHEVVVMASMLEREEPLPDQRPLVAGILWKRVDKGYPLGVDATSRYELAQWNDRVAFLKRLRDPQDPYNTRHKKGLPPGPIGAPTVASLQAAMSPKPSEYWYYLHDAQRILRPSRNAEEHEALRRKYNVY
- a CDS encoding enoyl-CoA hydratase/isomerase family protein — translated: MSAPAAEVLLEVEGAVATLTLNDTARRNVMTPELGDALCARVAELKGRDDVRAVVLTGAGGAFSAGGDLKMLERLRQVSFEDARAFMLGFYARYLSVLDLPVPVIAAVDGPAIGAGLCVALACDVCLVAEDSKLALNFVQLGLHPGMGATYLAPRRAGAQAAAELLLTGRRFDGKEAVKLGLALEAAPAGQVLSRANELAGRIAANAPLAVRALKQRLGIERAELQRALEEEARFQAESYGSQDLGEGLAAAAARRAPVFQGR